The following proteins come from a genomic window of Pseudomonas putida:
- the mfd gene encoding transcription-repair coupling factor has protein sequence MSVLRLPQMSATAGKQTWGNLPGAALSLAIAEAASSAGRFTLLLTADSQAADRLEQELRFFAPGLPVLPFPDWETLPYDLFSPHQDIISQRIASLYRLPELSHGILVVPITTALHRLAPTRFLLGSSLVLDVGQTIDVEQMRSRLEATGYRCVDTVYEHGEFAVRGALIDLFPMGSKLPYRIDLFDDEIETLRTFDPETQRSIDKVDSIRLLPAREFPMQKEEVTRFKARFRERFDVDFRRSAIFQDLASGIIPAGIEYYLPLFFEETSTLFDYLPSDTQVFSLPGVEQAAEHFWNDVRGRYEDRRGDLSRPLLPPSELFLPVEDCFAQLKQWPRVVVSAEDVEPGVGRERFPARTLPNLAIEAKANQPLAALSDFLDQFSGRVLFTAESAGRREVLLELLERLKLRPHTVEGWADFITGSQRLAITIAPLDEGLLLEDPAIALVAESPLFGQRVMQRRRRDKRGEAANDAVIKNLTELREGAPVVHIDHGVGRYLGLATLEIDGQAAEFLTLEYAEGAKLYVPVANLHLIARYTGSDDALAPLHRLGSEAWQKAKRKAAEQVRDVAAELLDIYARRAARKGYAFADPAADYATFSAGFPFEETPDQQNAIEAVRADMLAAKPMDRLVCGDVGFGKTEVAMRAAFIAVHSGRQVAVLVPTTLLAQQHYNSFRDRFADWPVTVEVMSRFKSAKEVASAAADLAEGKIDILIGTHKLLQDDVRFKDLGLVVIDEEHRFGVRQKEQLKALRSEVDILTLTATPIPRTLNMAVAGMRDLSIIATPPARRLSVRTFVMEQNNSTVKEALLRELLRGGQVYYLHNDVKTIEKCAADLAELVPEARIGIGHGQMRERELEQVMSDFYHKRFNVLIASTIIETGIDVPSANTIVIERADKFGLAQLHQLRGRVGRSHHQAYAYLLTPARQKVSADAEKRLEAIANTQDLGAGFVLATNDLEIRGAGELLGEGQSGQIQAVGFTLYMEMLERAVKAIRKGTQPNLEQPLGGGPEINLRLPALIPEDYLPDVHARLILYKRIASAADEEGLKDLQVEMIDRFGLLPEPTKNLMRLTQLKLQAEKLGIKKVDAGPNGGKLEFEAETPVDPLTLIKLIQGQPKRYKFEGATQFRFLVPMERPDERFNTLEALFERLTPQTA, from the coding sequence GTGTCAGTTCTGCGCCTACCGCAAATGTCGGCCACGGCCGGCAAACAAACCTGGGGCAACCTGCCCGGTGCCGCCCTCAGCCTTGCCATCGCCGAGGCCGCCAGCAGTGCTGGCCGCTTCACCCTGCTGCTGACCGCCGACAGCCAGGCTGCCGACCGTCTGGAGCAGGAGCTGCGCTTCTTTGCACCCGGCCTACCGGTGCTGCCGTTCCCGGACTGGGAAACCCTGCCCTACGACCTGTTCTCACCACACCAGGACATCATTTCCCAGCGCATCGCCAGCCTCTACCGGCTGCCAGAGTTGAGCCATGGCATCCTCGTGGTGCCGATCACCACGGCCTTACACCGTCTGGCCCCAACGCGCTTCCTGCTCGGCAGCAGCCTGGTGCTGGATGTCGGCCAGACGATCGACGTAGAACAGATGCGCTCACGGCTGGAGGCCACTGGCTACCGCTGCGTCGACACGGTCTACGAGCATGGCGAGTTCGCCGTGCGCGGCGCGCTGATCGACCTGTTCCCGATGGGCAGCAAGCTGCCCTACCGTATCGACCTGTTCGACGACGAGATCGAGACCCTGCGTACCTTCGACCCGGAGACCCAGCGCTCGATCGACAAGGTCGACTCGATCCGTCTGCTGCCGGCACGCGAATTCCCCATGCAGAAAGAGGAAGTGACGCGCTTCAAGGCACGCTTCCGAGAACGTTTCGATGTCGACTTCCGCCGCAGCGCGATCTTCCAGGACCTGGCCAGCGGCATCATCCCCGCCGGGATCGAGTACTACCTGCCGCTGTTCTTCGAAGAAACCTCGACACTGTTCGACTACCTGCCAAGCGACACCCAGGTGTTCTCGCTGCCGGGCGTCGAGCAGGCTGCCGAGCACTTCTGGAACGACGTGCGCGGGCGTTACGAAGACCGCCGCGGCGACCTGAGCCGTCCACTGCTGCCGCCTTCTGAACTGTTCCTGCCAGTGGAGGACTGCTTCGCCCAGCTTAAACAGTGGCCGCGCGTGGTGGTCAGTGCCGAGGATGTCGAGCCTGGCGTCGGCCGCGAGCGCTTTCCCGCCCGCACCCTGCCCAACCTGGCCATCGAAGCCAAGGCCAACCAGCCGCTGGCGGCGCTGTCCGACTTCCTCGACCAGTTCAGCGGCCGGGTGCTGTTCACCGCCGAATCGGCGGGCCGTCGCGAGGTGCTGCTGGAGCTGCTCGAGCGCCTCAAGCTGAGGCCACACACAGTCGAGGGCTGGGCGGACTTCATCACTGGCAGCCAGCGCCTGGCGATCACCATCGCCCCGCTGGACGAAGGCCTGCTACTCGAAGACCCGGCCATCGCCCTGGTCGCCGAAAGCCCGCTGTTCGGGCAGCGCGTGATGCAGCGCCGGCGCCGCGACAAGCGCGGCGAGGCCGCCAATGATGCGGTGATCAAAAACCTTACCGAACTGCGTGAAGGCGCGCCGGTGGTGCACATCGACCATGGCGTGGGCCGCTATCTGGGCCTGGCCACGCTGGAGATCGACGGCCAGGCCGCCGAGTTCCTGACCCTGGAATACGCCGAGGGCGCCAAGCTTTACGTCCCGGTGGCCAACCTGCACCTGATTGCCCGCTACACCGGCAGCGATGACGCCCTGGCGCCGCTGCACCGGCTCGGCTCGGAAGCCTGGCAGAAGGCCAAGCGCAAAGCCGCCGAACAGGTCCGCGACGTGGCCGCCGAGCTGCTCGACATCTACGCCCGCCGAGCCGCGCGCAAGGGTTACGCATTCGCCGACCCGGCTGCCGACTATGCCACCTTCAGCGCCGGCTTCCCCTTCGAGGAAACCCCCGACCAGCAGAACGCCATCGAAGCGGTGCGCGCCGACATGCTCGCCGCCAAGCCGATGGACCGCCTGGTGTGCGGCGACGTCGGCTTCGGCAAGACCGAGGTCGCCATGCGCGCGGCTTTCATCGCCGTGCACAGCGGCCGCCAGGTAGCGGTGCTGGTGCCTACCACCCTGCTTGCCCAGCAGCACTACAACAGCTTCCGCGACCGCTTCGCCGACTGGCCGGTAACGGTCGAGGTGATGAGCCGCTTCAAATCGGCCAAGGAAGTGGCCAGCGCCGCAGCGGACCTGGCCGAAGGCAAGATCGACATCCTGATCGGCACGCACAAACTGCTGCAGGACGATGTGCGCTTCAAGGACCTGGGCCTGGTGGTAATCGACGAAGAGCACCGCTTTGGCGTACGCCAGAAGGAACAGCTCAAGGCCCTGCGCAGCGAGGTGGACATCCTCACCCTGACCGCCACACCGATTCCGCGAACGCTGAACATGGCCGTGGCCGGCATGCGTGACCTGTCCATCATCGCCACACCGCCGGCACGGCGCCTGTCGGTGCGCACCTTCGTCATGGAGCAGAACAACAGTACGGTAAAAGAAGCACTACTGCGTGAACTGCTACGCGGCGGCCAGGTGTACTACCTGCACAACGATGTGAAAACCATCGAAAAATGCGCCGCAGACCTTGCCGAACTGGTGCCTGAAGCGCGTATCGGCATCGGCCACGGGCAGATGCGCGAGCGCGAACTGGAACAGGTGATGAGCGACTTCTATCACAAGCGCTTCAACGTGCTGATCGCCTCGACCATCATCGAGACCGGCATCGACGTGCCCAGCGCCAACACCATCGTCATCGAGCGCGCGGACAAGTTCGGCCTGGCCCAATTGCACCAGTTGCGTGGCCGGGTCGGCCGCAGCCACCACCAGGCCTATGCCTACCTGCTGACACCGGCGCGGCAGAAAGTGAGCGCCGACGCCGAGAAACGCCTGGAAGCCATTGCCAACACCCAGGACCTGGGCGCCGGCTTCGTGCTGGCCACCAACGACCTGGAAATCCGCGGCGCCGGCGAGCTGCTGGGCGAAGGCCAGAGCGGGCAGATCCAGGCCGTGGGCTTTACCCTTTACATGGAAATGCTCGAACGGGCGGTCAAGGCCATTCGCAAGGGCACACAGCCGAACCTGGAACAGCCGCTGGGCGGTGGCCCGGAAATCAACCTGCGCCTGCCGGCACTGATCCCCGAGGATTACCTGCCCGACGTACATGCGCGGCTGATCCTCTACAAACGCATCGCCTCGGCAGCTGACGAGGAGGGTCTCAAGGACCTGCAGGTGGAGATGATCGACCGCTTCGGCCTGCTGCCCGAGCCGACCAAGAACCTGATGCGCCTGACCCAGCTCAAGCTTCAGGCGGAAAAGCTCGGCATCAAGAAAGTCGATGCCGGCCCGAACGGCGGCAAGCTCGAGTTCGAGGCCGAAACCCCAGTCGACCCGCTGACCCTGATCAAGCTGATCCAGGGCCAGCCAAAACGCTACAAGTTCGAAGGCGCAACCCAGTTCCGCTTCCTGGTACCGATGGAACGGCCCGACGAACGCTTCAACACTCTGGAGGCGCTGTTCGAGCGCCTGACCCCACAGACAGCCTAA
- a CDS encoding glyceraldehyde-3-phosphate dehydrogenase, producing the protein MWKVPVTQKPDQCLGEWIDREALAEAMIPLIGQLYRNNNVVSSIYGRSLINRSVISILKAHRFARHRQTDETELSVHETFPLLKAMSELKLGAASVDLGKLANKFKQEGNGKTAEQFVREELADVVGQQNASARKGTDVVLYGFGRIGRLLARILIEKTGGGDGLRLRAIVVRKGAENDLVKRASLLRRDSVHGPFDGTITIDEANNTITANGNLIQIIYAKSPSEVDYTQYGIDNALIVDNTGVWRDADGLGQHLACPGAARVILTAPGKGALKNIVHGINHGDITAEDKIISAASCTTNAIVPVLKAINDQYGIVNGHVETVHSFTNDQNLIDNFHKGSRRGRAAPLNMVITETGAATAAAKALPVLKGKLTGNAIRVPTPNVSMAILNLNLEKATNREEINEYLRQTAMHSELHKQIDYVSSQEVVSTDFVGSRHAGVVDAEATIANDNRVVLYVWYDNEFGYSCQVVRVMEDMAGVNPPAFPR; encoded by the coding sequence ATGTGGAAGGTTCCCGTGACTCAGAAGCCCGACCAGTGTCTTGGTGAGTGGATCGATCGTGAAGCTCTGGCTGAAGCGATGATCCCGCTTATCGGTCAGCTCTACCGCAACAACAACGTGGTGAGCTCGATCTATGGCCGCAGCCTGATCAACCGTTCGGTTATCTCGATCCTCAAGGCCCACCGCTTTGCGCGTCACCGTCAAACCGACGAAACCGAACTGTCCGTCCACGAGACATTCCCCCTGCTCAAAGCCATGAGCGAGCTGAAACTGGGCGCCGCTTCGGTCGACCTGGGCAAGCTGGCCAACAAGTTCAAGCAGGAAGGCAACGGCAAGACCGCCGAGCAGTTCGTGCGTGAAGAACTGGCCGACGTGGTTGGCCAGCAGAACGCTTCGGCGCGCAAGGGCACCGACGTTGTCCTGTACGGTTTCGGCCGCATCGGCCGCCTGCTGGCGCGCATCCTGATCGAGAAGACCGGTGGTGGCGACGGCCTGCGCCTGCGTGCAATCGTTGTGCGCAAGGGTGCCGAAAACGACCTGGTCAAGCGCGCCAGCCTGCTGCGCCGTGACTCGGTGCACGGCCCGTTCGATGGCACCATCACCATCGACGAAGCCAACAACACCATCACTGCCAACGGCAACCTGATCCAGATCATCTACGCCAAGAGCCCGAGCGAAGTCGACTACACCCAGTACGGCATCGACAACGCCCTGATCGTCGACAACACCGGCGTATGGCGTGATGCCGACGGCCTGGGCCAGCACCTGGCCTGCCCGGGCGCTGCCCGCGTGATCCTCACCGCACCTGGCAAGGGCGCGCTGAAGAACATCGTGCACGGCATCAACCACGGTGACATCACCGCCGAGGACAAGATCATCTCGGCAGCTTCGTGCACCACCAACGCCATCGTGCCGGTGCTCAAGGCCATCAACGACCAGTACGGTATCGTCAATGGTCACGTTGAAACCGTTCACTCGTTCACTAACGACCAGAACCTGATCGACAACTTCCACAAGGGCAGCCGTCGCGGTCGCGCCGCGCCGCTGAACATGGTCATCACCGAAACCGGTGCTGCCACTGCTGCCGCCAAGGCGCTGCCAGTGCTCAAGGGCAAGCTGACCGGCAACGCCATTCGCGTACCGACGCCGAACGTGTCGATGGCCATCCTGAACCTGAACCTGGAGAAGGCTACCAACCGCGAAGAAATCAACGAGTACCTGCGCCAGACCGCCATGCACTCGGAGCTGCACAAGCAGATCGATTACGTCAGCTCGCAGGAAGTGGTTTCCACCGACTTCGTAGGCTCGCGCCACGCGGGTGTGGTCGACGCCGAAGCGACCATCGCCAACGATAACCGCGTTGTTCTGTACGTCTGGTACGACAACGAATTCGGTTACAGCTGCCAGGTGGTTCGCGTGATGGAAGACATGGCTGGTGTGAACCCGCCAGCGTTTCCACGCTAA
- a CDS encoding CsiV family protein: MRAIRCLTLLLALFAPAAFAEGLYQVEMILVRQNSVPAFTSPYAPEDWSAGALRLEKSAERPLALEDEATRLQATADYTVLLHKAWQQQVGDTPSRIALGHGQEQFGHFPIEGNLSITEGRFIAVEANFWVNQLDSNGNVLKSEQFKQSNSTVKGGQLTFLDGGHLAVLLKVTPPGTRKMPVMDPEMMEQ, encoded by the coding sequence ATGCGTGCCATCCGTTGCCTGACCTTGTTGCTTGCGCTGTTCGCGCCGGCCGCCTTCGCTGAAGGTCTTTATCAGGTGGAAATGATCCTTGTGCGGCAGAACAGCGTGCCGGCCTTCACCAGCCCGTACGCCCCTGAAGACTGGAGCGCCGGCGCCCTGCGCCTGGAAAAGAGCGCAGAACGCCCACTGGCGCTGGAAGATGAAGCCACCCGCCTGCAAGCCACGGCCGACTACACCGTGCTGCTGCACAAGGCCTGGCAGCAGCAGGTCGGCGACACGCCAAGCCGCATCGCTCTGGGTCATGGCCAGGAGCAGTTCGGCCATTTCCCGATCGAAGGCAACCTGAGCATCACCGAAGGGCGCTTCATCGCCGTGGAGGCCAATTTCTGGGTCAACCAGCTCGACAGCAACGGCAATGTGCTCAAAAGCGAGCAGTTCAAACAGAGCAACAGCACCGTCAAGGGCGGCCAACTGACCTTCCTCGATGGCGGCCACCTGGCGGTGCTGCTGAAGGTCACCCCACCAGGCACACGGAAGATGCCGGTGATGGATCCGGAGATGATGGAGCAGTGA